A window of Parambassis ranga chromosome 10, fParRan2.1, whole genome shotgun sequence contains these coding sequences:
- the f9a gene encoding coagulation factor IXa, whose protein sequence is MVQCVSVRMSQKIRMALVPLFLLSLLLLDSQLGSAAPAPAAGPVFVSSQTADSILRRHKRHNTGLFEELLQGNLERECMEEVCDLEEARETFENDEKTMEFWAGYIDGNQCKSSPCLNRGTCEDQIGNYICICGSGFTGRNCEIVVAKSCDVNNGDCMHFCNSLGTSGAKCSCANGYRLMQDGLNCEAEVKFPCGRSTLTEVSSVKMRSLFHPENESLHNTTTTITTTTSPPSTPASTTEPPLSTTDSVRRQSRKKLPLWVYSDTEAPSEEPLRPYKRIVGGEAVAPGEIPWQVALIARPSSHLFCGGSILSERWIITAAHCLVEAHGSFFVRVGENNIYINEHTEQDYEVQEEHIHPLYNATVSLYNHDIALLYVKSSITFSTTVRPICVGPKAFTEALVKESSPATVSGWGRTRFLGSTANALQKVEVPFTDRTACKHSSSSRITSYMFCAGYYNEARDACQGDSGGPHANRIHDTWFLTGIVSWGEECAKEGKYGVYTRVSLYYRWINYVMGLTKRRLAFDVEEPDP, encoded by the exons ATggtccagtgtgtgtctgtcaggatGTCACAGAAGATTAGAATGGCTCTAGTTCCTCTGTTTCTGCTGTCTTTGCTGCTTTTGGACTCACAGCTGGGCTCTGCAG CTCCGGCTCCAGCTGCAGGCCCGGTGTTTGTCTCCAGTCAGACAGCCGACAGCATTCTGAGGAGACACAAACGTCATAACACTGGTTTGtttgaggagctgctgcagggcaACTTGGAGAGAGAGTGCATGGAGGAGGTGTGTGACCTGGAAGAGGCGAGAGAGACCTTTGAGAACGATGAAAAAACA ATGGAGTTCTGGGCAGGATATATAG ACGGCAATCAGTGTAAGTCCAGCCCGTGTCTGAATCGTGGGACATGTGAAGACCAAATTGGAAACTACATCTGCATATGTGGATCTGGCTTCACTGGCAGGAACTGTGAGATTG TCGTCGCAAAAAGCTGTGACGTGAACAACGGAGATTGTATGcacttctgtaactcactgggAACCTCTGGAGCAAAATGCTCCTGTGCGAATGGATACAGACTGATGCAGGATGGGCTCAACTGTGAAGCAGAAG TTAAGTTCCCGTGTGGCAGGAGTACACTGACGGAAGTAAGCTCTGTAAAAATGAGGTCTTTGTTCCACCCTGAGAATGAAAGCCTgcacaacaccaccaccaccatcaccacgaCTACATCCCCTCCTTCAACTCCAGCCAGCACCACAGAGCCACCCCTGTCAACAACGGACTCTGTAAGACGACAATCTAGAAAGAAACTGCCGCTGTGGGTGTACAGCGACACTGAGGCCCCCTCTGAGGAGCCATTGAGACCTTACAAACGCATCGTTGGAGGTGAGGCGGTTGCTCCAGGAGAGATCCCGTGGCag GTCGCCTTGATAGCACGTCCCAGCAGTCATTTATTCTGTGGGGGTTCCATCCTAAGTGAACGATGGATTATCACTGCTGCTCACTGCCTGGTGGAGGCACATGGCTCCTTCTTTGTCAGAGTGG GGGAGAATAACATCTATATCAAcgaacacacagagcaggactATGAGGTGCAGGAGGAGCACATACACCCGCTCTATAACGCCACTGTAAGCCTATACAACCACGACATCGCCCTGCTGTACGTCAAAAGCTCCATCACGTTCTCCACAACAGTGCGGCCCATCTGTGTGGGGCCCAAGGCTTTCACTGAGGCCTTAGTGAAGGAATCCTCCCCAGCTACTGTCAGCGGCTGGGGCCGAACACGCTTCCTTGGATCCACTGCCAACGCGCTGCAGAAAGTGGAGGTTCCCTTCACAGACCGGACGGCCTGTAAGCACAGCAGCAGTTCCAGGATCACCTCTTACATGTTTTGTGCAGGATACTATAATGAGGCCAGAGACGCTTGTCAAGGTGACAGTGGAGGTCCTCACGCCAACAGGATTCATGACACCTGGTTCCTGACGGGCATCGTAAGCTGGGGGGAGGAGTGTGCAAAAGAAGGGAAGTATGGCGTGTACACCCGGGTGTCTCTTTATTACCGCTGGATAAACTATGTTATGGGATTAACGAAACGCAGGCTTGCATTTGATGTGGAAGAGCCAGACCCTTAA